In Trichoderma breve strain T069 chromosome 4, whole genome shotgun sequence, the following proteins share a genomic window:
- a CDS encoding cytochrome p450 domain-containing protein has translation MLIQMLSVTSVTYTFSVLFIIGLVIRILQNRIFHPLRSVPGPWLNSLSLHEKYGLVVRVSPNELSFITTEAREEIYGFRKGGLLMEKSPIFLGAVGNVNGETGVSLALNKEHTRQRKALGYLFTNSALAKLEDILKIHVQKLVSVLEKGASEKQAVNVSDWYTYLAFDVMGDLCFAEPFGCLDQASATEWSTSVINVFVAATWTQGIRRISGVGTWLERFMTWLLVPAKAASWRSIHLNNSCEKTVRRLQDPNREHTDFMYHILNNESKSLLSKTEIQLNMALFISAGTDTTATALVGWTYYICTHPGVYKRLTAEIRNAFTANDDINWDKVRKLAYLEATLNEALRLFPPSPASQQRVVPSGGANIAGYYVPAGTTVAVPPWVSTHSSVNFSYPDTFKPERWLGEDAEFKDDHLNASLPFGTGPRVCIGKNLAYLEMRLIAATILWNFDIELDRNDHEAVIRQWGLSGQMMPMKVYHSMTKLPLWVRLKRVNL, from the exons ATGCTGATTCAAATGCTCTCTGTGACCTCGGTCACCTATACATTTTCTGTTCTA TTCATCATTGGTCTTGTTATTCGCATTCTACAGAACCGAATTTTTCACCCGCTACGTTCAGTACCTGGTCCTTGGTTAAACAGCCT GTCTCTGCATGAAAAATATGGTTTGGTCGTGCGAGTTTCTCCCAACGAGCTGAGTTTTATTACAACTGAGGCTCGAGAAGAGATCTATGGGTTTCGC AAAGGCGGCCTTCTCATGGAGAAGAGTCCTATATTTCTCGGGGCCGTAGGGAACGTCAATGGAGAGACTGGCGTGAGCCTCGCACTGAACAAAGAACATACTCGGCAACGCAAGGCTTTGGGATACCTGTTCACCAATAGCGCATTGGCCAAACTGGAAGATATTCTTAAAATCCATGTTCAGAAACTCGTATCCGTGCTTGAGAAAGGGGCATCTGAGAAGCAGGCAGTGAATGTCTCAGACTGGT ACACATACCTTGCATTTGACGTAATGGGTGACTTGTGCTTCGCAGAGCCTTTTGGATGCTTAGATCAGGCTTCAGCTACGGAATGGTCAACGTCTGTCATCAACGTTTTCGTAGCGGCTACTTGGACACAGGGCATACGCCGAATATCTGGTGTCGGCACGTGGCTTGAGCGTTTCATGACATGGCTTCTGGTCCCTGCGAAGGCTGCCTCATGGCGATCGATCCATCTGAACAATTCCTGCGAGAAAACAGTTCGTCGCCTGCAAGACCCTAATAGAGAGCACACGGACTTCATGTACCACATTTTGAACAACGAATCCAAAAGCCTGTTATCCAAAACTGAAATTCAGTTGAACATGGCCTTGTTTATTAGTGCTGGGACTGACACAACGGCTACGGCTCTAGTCGGGTGGACATACTACATCTGCACTCACCCCGGTGTATATAAGCGACTTACAGCGGAAATTAGAAACGCTTTTACGGCCAACGATGATATTAATTGGGACAAGGTTAGAAAATTAGCGTACCTCGAGGCTACGTTGAACGAAGCTCTGCGTCTATTCCCACCATCACCTGCAAGTCAGCAGCGTGTAGTCCCTTCAGGTGGCGCTAACATTGCCGGATATTATGTTCCTGCAGGAACCACAGTGGCCGTACCTCCATGGGTATCGACACACTCGTCTGTCAACTTTAGTTATCCCGATACCTTCAAACCAGAGAGGTGGCTAGGAGAGGATGCAGAGTTCAAGGATGACCACCTGAATGCATCGCTACCATTCGGAACAGGACCTAGGGTATGCATTGGGAAGAACCTAGCATATCTTGAGATGAGACTCATTGCAGCCACAATATTGTGGAATTTCGATATTGAGCTTGACAGAAACGACCATGAGGCGGTGATTCGGCAATGGGGTTTGAGTGGTCAAATGATGCCTATGAAGGTATACCATTCGATGACAAAGCTACCACTTTGGGTCAGATTGAAGAGAGTAAATCTATAA
- a CDS encoding carbonic anhydrase domain-containing protein has product MDGRPANYKPAYRPTVEELLKRNKEYVATVHKPWPDLGELLEWTSPSTIVIACSDPRCDPQQFMQGRRGEIAAIRNLGGQVEISIVDIATLDSEFQFKELVIVHHTNCGVISLTADGVSEYLKENLPSATKEELAAFPIALFSK; this is encoded by the exons ATGGACGGCAGGCCTGCCAACTATAAACCAGCGTATCGCCCGACAGttgaggagctgctcaagcGTAACAA GGAGTATGTAGCCACTGTACATAAGCCTTGGCCTGACTTGGGCGAGTTGCTGGAATGGACTTCGCCGTCTACTATTGTCA TTGCCTGTTCTGATCCACGATGCGACCCTCAGCAATTTATGCAAGGGAGAAGGGGTG AAATTGCTGCAATTAGAAATCTAGGTGGTCAGGTCGAGATCAGCATCGTGGATATCGCTACTCTAGACAGCGAGTTCCAGTTCAAGGAGCTTGTGATCGTTCACCACACAAATTGTGGCGTCATAAGTTTGACGGCAGATGGAGTCTCTGAGTACTTGAAGGAGAATCTCCCCAGCGCCACTAAAGAAGAGCTGGCAGCATTTCCGATTGCTCTTTTCTCAAAGTAG
- a CDS encoding major facilitator superfamily domain-containing protein translates to MLVHVVWWDEPEEQDRENPMNWSATKKWANILTISVISFLVPLVSSVVAPAVELILVDFHSSSTIFPTFVLSIFVLGFAVGPLLLPSLSELYGRVIVYNVTNVLFVVFTILCAVSHNEAMLLGFRFLSGFAGVATISIGPASIADIMPREKRGKAVSLWAVGTVIGPMVGPIIGGYVTEVLGWRWIFWIISIIAGLVTVVALAILRETYPPVLLERKASRLRRETGNANYRSRLASDLGLQELVIRSIMRPSKMLLLCPIVTASCIYICVLYSIIYIFFSTFSIIFKEAYDFSTFESGLVFIACGIGTLSGLAYLGYFSDKALEKRARAGRMITPEDRLPFLVTVPGALSFSLGIFVYGWGVEKHVYWAVPQVGTAMTGFGYILIFTAVQTYLIDAFEDHSASVNGANAALRGLAGALIPLSGLDLYEALGWGWGNSLLAFIALALAPLLWILDVYGERIRKTQLFKLKL, encoded by the exons ATGTTGGTTCATGTAG TTTGGTGGGACGAGccagaagagcaagatcgCGAAAACCCTATGAACTGGTCTGCGACGAAAAAATGGGCCAACATTCTGACGATTTCCGTCATCAGTTTCCTGGT GCCACTCGTGTCATCGGTAGTCGCGCCAGCAGTAGAGCTGATATTGGTGGATTTCCACTCCAGCTCGACAATATTTCCAACCTTTGTGTTGTCGATATTTGTGCTAGGCTTCGCTGTCGGACCACTACTTCTTCCTTCATTGAGCGAGCTGTATGGCCGTGTCATTGTCTACAACGTCACGAATGTGCTCTTCGTCGTGTTCACCATCTTGTGTGCCGTCTCACACAATGAAGCGATGCTCCTTGGCTTTCGCTTTCTATCTGGGTTCGCAGGTGTGGCCACAATATCGATCGGCCCGGCGAGCATTGCAGACATTATGCCtcgggagaaaagaggaaaggcTGTGTCACTCTGGGCTGTAGGCACCGTGATTGGCCCAATGGTAGGCCCCATCATTGGTGGTTATGTTACAGAGGTTCTCggttggagatggatctTCTGGATCATCTCAATTATA GCCGGCCTCGTCACAGTTGTCGCTCTAGCCATTTTAAGAGAGACATACCCTCCAGTGCTACTCGAAAGGAAGGCAAGCCGACTCAGGAGAGAGACTGGGAACGCCAACTACCGGTCGAGGCTCGCCTCCGACTTAGGCCTCCAGGAGCTTGTCATACGAAGCATCATGCGACCCTCCAAAATGCTACTCCTTTGTCCAATTGTTACGGCTAGCTGCATCTACATCTGTGTGTTGTACAGCATCATCTACATATTCTTCTCAACATTCTCAATTATATTTAAAGAGGCTTACGACTTTTCTACTTTTGAATCCGGGCTAGTGTTTATAGCCTGTGGCATTGGGACTTTGTCAGGGCTTGCTTACCTGGGATACTTCAGCGACAAGGCATTAGAGAAACGGGCACGCGCTGGAAGGATGATTACGCCGGAGGACCGGCTACCCTTCCTAGTTACAGTACCTGGAGCCTTAAGCTTTTCACTTGGGATATTTGTGTATGGCTGGGGAGTGGAAAAACATGTTTATTGGGCCGTTCCTCAAGTTGGAACGGCCATGACAGGTTTCGGTTACATTCTAATATTTACAGCTGTCCAAACCTATCTCATCGACGCATTCGAGGATCACTCTGCTAGTGTTAATGGGGCTAATGCGGCGCTCAGGGGTCTTGCCGGGGCTCTTATTCCTCTCAGCGGCCTGGACTTGTACGAGGCActgggatggggatgggggaaCTCCCTACTGGCTTTCATCGCACTTGCTCTTGCACCACTTCTCTGGATCTTGGATGTGTATGGTGAGAGGATTCGGAAAACACAGCTATTCAAGTTAAAGCTCTAA
- a CDS encoding fungal specific transcription factor domain-containing protein, with translation MLNNEFLQGSLNVSNLADLIAIKPSDQILMEVVFEPASVTQRSWVLYINFIFLIISNKDQTLSHLTTSFRHNIRLALDDAKIFLEPNEVNVQALTMLSCLGEDYTSPSLSWMLASHACRQAQALNLHLTEQHYSTEQQRRLTLFWVLFMVDKACSLAFGHPILLPSKLYENVPLPDFQHLLKFRPRHGQFNNAHSQPYSSTFGAHFLTQNIKLARLTGLILHIPINGAQYGGREGLISYLDDWDVSTRQILSEARELEADNASEEQLRGMSLAIRLMRFKYLHILVLTLPEDVQYTTLRLESSREALSLLPHLSSKHHVYRGIFWTLLYYPFTSFFVVFNHITCNPEAPTTSEDLDLLNTTLSYFQSMKAKLHTQSVVPSELEKMVESFIQLARSAVSKDTSSCT, from the exons ATGCTGAATAATGAGTTTCTCCAAGGGTCTCTGAATGTCTCTAACCTGGCTGACCTGATCGCCATCAAGCCTTCTGACCAGATCTTGATGGAAGTTGTTTTTGAGCCTGCATCAGTTACCCAGCGCAGTTGGGTACTTTAcattaattttatattcctcatcatctccaacaagGACCAGACACTTAGCCACCTCACCACATCATTCCGGCATAACATTCGACTTGCCTTAGATGATGCCAAAATATTCCTAGAACCAAACGAGGTGAATGTTCAAGCCTTGACCATGCTTTCTTGCCTTGGAGAGGATTATACTTCTCCTAGCCTATCGTGGATGCTTGCTAGCCACGCCTGCCGACAGGCACAAGCCCTAAACCTACACCTCACGGAGCAGCACTACTCCACAGAACAACAGCGCCGACTGACTCTCTTTTGGGTACTATTCATGGTTGATAAAGCATGCTCCTTGGCTTTTGGTCACCCAATATTATTACCAAGTAAACTGTATGAAAATGTGCCTTTGCCTGATTTCCAGCATCTCCTAAAATTTCGCCCCCGACATGGGCAGTTCAACAATGCTCATTCACAGCCTTATTCGTCAACATTTGGCGCCCACTTCTTGACTCAAAATATCAAGTTGGCAAGATTAACTGGTTTAATCCTTCATATCCCGATTAATGGCGCTCAATACGGTGGTAGGGAGGGCTTAATATCGTATCTGGATGATTGGGACGTGTCAACAAGACAG ATCTTATCAGAAGCTCGGGAGCTTGAAGCCGACAATGCCAGTGAAGAACAGCTTCGTGGAATGTCTCTTGCAATTCGACTCATGAGGTTCAAGTATTTACATATCCTCGTCTTGACATTACCAGAAGATGTCCAATACACTACTCTCCGACTCGAGTCCTCGCGGGAGGCTCTGTCCCTTCTTCCACACCTTTCGAGTAAACACCATGTATATAGAGGAATATTCTG GACACTCCTTTATTACCCTTTTACCTCATTTTTCGTGGTTTTCAACCATATTACGTGTAATCCAGAGGCACCAACCACCAGCGAAGATTTAGATCTATTAAACACAACGCTGTCATATTTCCAGTCGATGAAGGCAAAACTACACACCCAATCTGTTGTTCCATCTGAGTTGGAGAAAATGGTCGAATCATTTATTCAGCTTGCACGCTCAGCCGTCTCGAAAGACACATCAAGCTGCACTTAA
- a CDS encoding methyltransferase domain-containing protein, whose product MGDTEELATEYTRVSNTQYGTGLFLLERLNVVPGMRVLDVGCGPGNLTAHIAQIVGENGSVVGIDPSTERISIAQKIQKSNLSFFEGQAEDLSQFPTESFDAVYVNSTLHWVQDQPAALKEFGRLLRPGGLLGISGGSGDTLSAQEKIKAEVLSREPYRKYPEESPPKFLKQRELEKLLDDAGFPERSIVVNKITKSTKDADEMIDWLDASSSGKTYGGIPLELRPRAREEMKTEWNKLLVEDGIHMDIDLLVTVAVKA is encoded by the coding sequence ATGGGGGATACGGAGGAGCTGGCAACGGAATACACCCGGGTTAGCAACACCCAGTACGGCACCGGGCTGTTTCTCCTCGAAAGACTTAATGTTGTCCCAGGCATGAGGGTTCTCGATGTCGGGTGCGGACCTGGAAATCTCACAGCTCATATAGCGCAGATTGTCGGGGAGAACGGCAGCGTTGTGGGCATTGATCCTAGCACGGAACGCATTTCGATTGCACAGAAGATCCAGAAGTCAAATCTATCATTCTTCGAAGGCCAAGCCGAAGATCTATCGCAGTTTCCTACGGAGAGTTTTGATGCAGTCTATGTGAACTCGACACTGCATTGGGTACAAGACCAGCCTGCAGCATTGAAGGAATTTGGTCGTCTGCTCAGACCAGGAGGACTGCTTGGAATCTCAGGCGGATCAGGCGATACGCTCAGCGCACAAGAGAAGATCAAAGCCGAGGTGCTGTCCAGAGAACCATACCGAAAGTATCCAGAAGAGAGCCCACCCAAGTTTCTCAAGCAGCGCGAGCTTGAAAAACTTTTGGACGATGCCGGGTTCCCAGAGAGAAGTATTGTCGTCAACAAGATCACAAAGTCAACCAAGGATGCCGATGAAATGATTGACTGGTTGGATGCAAGCTCATCCGGAAAGACGTATGGTGGTATTCCTCTGGAGCTTCGGCCACGTGCGAGGGAGGAAATGAAGACGGAATGGAACAAACTTCTCGTGGAAGATGGAATCCACATGGATATCGATCTCTTGGTCACTGTGGCAGTTAAAGCCTAA
- a CDS encoding ferric reductase like transmembrane component domain-containing protein yields the protein MSAAWLTPPITLTGSREFTCDSFGFTQEQCDYYQQRWHFWFIADHVYALSTIAFLLSVLGIFVIGNIVSQLLGQRTWRGSSPWQRVIAVTRYLSYRGFHIQTLRWNSAPLGLLLLAAVGTIFFFCMDLIPQPYYWPSLDFGGSPPLGTRSGWMALACMPFVFATATKTNWITLLTGVSHEKLQVFHRWISYAFFLLALMHTFPFIVFHIRFHDMVMQFEMGMIFYWTGIVAIILQAWLTFASHSVIRNLGYEFFKATHLLAAAVFVLIFFWHCDYTLTSWHYFIATAAVYVPCYVYPWVRTCFEYGTRSKAQVTVEDGGFTRISIPANFAWIPGQHCFLRFTGFGFFQSFSAHPFTICSMPSNVTEEKSELIFYIRHQSGLTARLYQSALKTSGASIPVLVDGPYGGINLQSYAHSDHLLVIAGGSGAGWTLPFIEQFIMCQSKTVDEERGQAANLDGITGKTGGIEGRIHGPFTLRVVVAIRDATTRSWYIRTVKKLLSRYERLESISNIRIQLHLTGEAAQEVDLADKTLDLPADLNGRTETTASALFDEQLDGRPQLPLIVQEEVAITANGGESLAVFVCGPVTMQDDVRNAVADANLNILKGSRSGGVYLHSEHFSWA from the exons ATGTCCGCCGCCTGGCTTACGCCGCCCATCACACTGACGGGAAGTCGCGAGTTTACTTGCGACAGCTTTGGCTTCACACAGGAGCAGTGCGATTACTATCAGCAACGTTGGCATTTCTG GTTCATCGCCGACCATGTCTATGCGTTGTCGACAATCGCCTTCCTATTGAGcgtcctcggcatcttcgtcattggCAACATTGTCTCACAGTTGTTGGGACAGCGGACATGGCGCGGCTCTTCACCTTGGCAGAGAGTGATCGCAGTAACACGATACTTATCTTACCGCGGCTTCCACATCCAGACGTTGCGATGGAACTCGGCCCCCTTGgggcttctgcttcttgcggcTGTAGGAActatctttttcttct GCATGGATCTGATTCCCCAGCCCTATTACTGGCCAAGTTTGGATTTCGGCGGCTCTCCACCATTAGGCACAAGATCGGGATGGATGGCTCTGGCATGCATGCCTTTTGTCTT CGCGACAGCGACCAAGACGAACTGGATCACACTCCTCACGGGTGTCTCGCACGAGAAGCTCCAAGTGTTCCATCGATGGATATCTTACGCCTTTTTCCTCCTCGCACTTATGCATACATTTCCCTTTATCGTCTTTCACATAAGATTTCACGACATGGTCATGCAGTTTGAGATGGGCATGATATTTTACTGGACCGGCATCGTAGCCATCATTTTGCAGGCTTGGCTTACTTTTGCGTCTCACAGTGTGATTCG AAACTTGGGTTATGAATTTTTCAAAGCAACCCATTTACTCGCCGCCGCAGTATTCGTCTTGATATTCTTCTGGCATTGCGATTACACCTTGACTTCTTG GCATTACTTCATTGCGACAGCAGCTGTGTACGTCCCTTGCTATGTTTATCCATGGGTGCGGACTTGTTTCGAGTACGGTACGCGATCAAAGGCTCAGGTCACCGTTGAGGACGGCGGCTTCACACGCATTTCAATCCCGGCGAACTTTGCGTGGATCCCTGGTCAGCACTGCTTCCTCCGCTTCACCGGCTTTGGGTTCTTCCAATCCTTTTCGGCGCATCCATTCACAATTTGCTCTATGCCATCCAATGTAACAGAAGAAAAATCGGAGCTCATCTTCTACATTCGCCATCAGAGCGGCTTAACGGCACGTCTGTACCAGTCTGCTCTGAAAACCTCGGGTGCCTCCATTCCTGTACTTGTCGATGGTCCTTATGGAGGAATTAACCTGCAATCATATGCTCACAGCGaccatcttcttgtcatTGCAGGAGGATCAGGTGCGGGATGGACCTTGCCATTCATTGAGCAGTTCATCATGTGTCAATCAAAGACAGTTGATGAAGAGCGtggccaagcagcaaacCTTGATGGCATAACAGGAAAAACGGGAGGTATTGAGGGCAGAATTCACGGCCCATTCACTCTCCGCGTCGTAGTGGCAATCCGAGACGCCACTACTCGTTCGTGGTACATAAGAActgtcaagaagctgctATCTCGATACGAGAGACTGGAGTCAATTTCCAATATTCGTATCCAATTACACTTAACTGGGGAGGCTGCACAAGAGGTAGATCTGGCTGATAAAACTCTTGACCTTCCAGCGGATTTAA ATGGCAGAACAGAGACTACGGCATCGGCACTGTTCGACGAGCAACTCGACGGACGGCCTCAACTACCGCTGATTGTCCAAGAAGAGGTAGCAATAACAGCAAATGGAGGGGAGTCACTTGCTGTCTTTGTTTGCGGGCCGGTTACTATGCAAGATGATGTTCGAAATGCTGTTGCGGATGCAAACCTAAATATCCTCAAAGGCTCTAGGTCTGGAGGAGTATATTTGCATTCTGAGCATTTCTCTTGGGCATAA
- a CDS encoding transferase family domain-containing protein, whose product MPDGVAQSTIVTTLESGLRRLTANFPWVAGQVVVEGNCAGNSGVFKIKELQEIPYLAVKDLRMDASAPSMMELREANFPMRMLNESVIAPRSTFPAADAVNGPDQGSPVFLLQANFIVGGLVLTFLGQHQTMDIMGQGQIMHLLSKACHDESFTEDELSSGNLQRQNLIPILDNYERGPELARHLAATAPGPSRHALDKDEREPTQILWTSFTLHPTSLAALKSIAVKTLPSGSRYVSTDDALSAFIWQSIMRARAHRLPPNRDTTFARAIDVRSYVDVPATYTGIVQNMTYATYTLQELVALPLGEIASRLRAALEPNTTILPFHTRALATYLHSQTDKSHVSPASALDFLVDVIVSSWAKTNTYDLDFNLGLGKPEAVRRPWFTPLQSFVYFMPRKGDGEISVAVCLEKEDMERLKADKRFTTYARHDG is encoded by the coding sequence ATGCCCGATGGTGTTGCTCAGTCCACCATCGTGACTACACTAGAATCTGGCCTTCGGCGGCTAACGGCCAACTTTCCATGGGTTGCAGGCCAGGTCGTCGTTGAAGGTAATTGCGCCGGAAACTCTGGGGTTTTTaagatcaaggagctgcagGAAATCCCCTACTTGGCAGTGAAAGATCTCAGAATGGACGCCTCAGCTCCAAGCATGATGGAACTAAGAGAAGCCAACTTCCCAATGAGAATGTTGAACGAATCCGTTATTGCGCCTCGCAGTACCTTTCCCGCAGCCGATGCTGTCAACGGACCCGACCAAGGCTCGCCCGTGTTTCTCCTACAGGCAAATTTTATCGTCGGCGGCTTGGTACTCACGTTCCTTGGTCAACATCAGACCATGGACATTATGGGGCAAGGACAGATTATGCATCTCCTCTCGAAGGCCTGTCATGATGAGTCTTTTACAGAGGACGAGCTGTCTTCCGGCAATCTCCAACGTCAAAATCTCATCCCTATTCTTGATAATTACGAGCGTGGCCCCGAGCTTGCTCGTCATTTAGCTGCCACTGCACCTGGTCCATCTCGCCATGCTCTCGATAAGGATGAAAGAGAGCCAACTCAGATTCTCTGGACAAGTTTTACCCTTCATCCCACATCGTTGGCAGCCCTAAAGTCCATTGCTGTCAAGACTCTCCCAAGTGGTTCCCGCTACGTATCTACTGATGACGCGTTGAGCGCATTTATCTGGCAGAGCATCATGCGCGCCCGTGCCCATCGCTTGCCGCCCAACAGAGACACGACCTTTGCGCGAGCTATAGACGTCCGTTCGTATGTTGATGTGCCGGCGACGTACACAGGCATCGTGCAGAACATGACGTACGCGACGTATACGCTACAAGAGCTTGTCGCATTGCCGCTGGGCGAAATAGCATCCAGGCTGCGAGCCGCTTTGGAACCTAATACCACGATCCTCCCTTTCCACACGCGTGCCTTGGCTACCTACTTGCATAGCCAAACTGACAAGTCACATGTCTCGCCTGCCTCAGCATTGGACTTTTTGGTTGACGTGATAGTAAGTTCGTGGGCCAAAACGAACACCTATGACTTGGATTTCAATTTAGGACTAGGCAAGCCAGAGGCTGTTCGCCGGCCATGGTTTACGCCGTTGCAGAGTTTTGTGTATTTCATGCCTCGAAAGGGTGACGGCGAGATCTCTGTAGCAGTGTGCCTTGAAAAAGAGGATATGGAAAGGCTGAAGGCGGATAAAAGATTTACCACGTACGCAAGGCACGATGGATGA
- a CDS encoding NAD/NADP octopine/nopaline dehydrogenase, alpha-helical domain-containing protein: MQRKVSIIGAGPSGFALVADLQSRGIDALVYSHPDHFRYVNEVMDTGLLTARGKIEGSMPVCITSDMGDIIEFSTIIIITVPSTGHDTILQELRRFPLQHHTIICIPGNLFSLVADIEIGCVLETNLSPYSCRMEKDVVTILGKKNSIFIAALQSPLSQAVYDAVQEIMPVELCWCSSVLEVCLLNVNGVFHPLMMLMNAGRIENTGGDFFLYRDGLTSSVAKAMTVVDQVRIQIGKALGHNMKSALTVSNECYGHDFLDLVDLARNSGPHKGLKAPSDLQNRNISEDVPDLLVCWHSLAEKLGIDASPIKAIIVLAQMTTGVDYFESGRSLRKLHLEEISRRELIARFTAQPDNFILSRL, from the coding sequence ATGCAACGAAAAGTGTCCATCATCGGTGCTGGTCCATCCGGCTTCGCCCTCGTGGCGGATCTCCAAAGTCGCGGGATAGATGCACTGGTCTATTCACACCCAGACCATTTTCGATATGTCAACGAGGTCATGGACACAGGCCTATTGACAGCACGGGGAAAGATTGAGGGTTCTATGCCCGTATGCATCACCTCGGATATGGGTGATATCATAGAATTCTCCACGATTATCATCATTACGGTTCCATCTACCGGACACGACACAATTCTGCAGGAACTGAGAAGATTTCCTCTACAACATCACACCATTATCTGCATACCGGGCAACTTGTTCTCTCTCGTTGCTGATATTGAGATTGGATGCGTCCTAGAGACCAATCTGTCTCCATATTCTTGCCGGATGGAAAAAGATGTAGTGACGATTCtgggaaaaaagaattccATCTTTATTGCAGCACTTCAAAGTCCTCTAAGTCAAGCGGTATACGATGCGGTACAAGAGATTATGCCAGTCGAGCTTTGCTGGTGCAGCAGTGTCCTCGAAGTTTGCCTGTTAAATGTGAACGGCGTGTTTCAtccattgatgatgctgatgaacGCGGGTCGCATCGAAAACACTGGTGGCGACTTTTTCTTATATCGAGATGGCCTGACAAGCTCCGTTGCCAAGGCCATGACTGTGGTCGATCAAGTGAGGATTCAGATTGGCAAGGCACTTGGTCACAATATGAAAAGTGCGTTGACAGTATCCAACGAGTGCTACGGCCACGATTTTTTGGACCTAGTGGATTTGGCAAGGAATTCAGGGCCACACAAGGGACTAAAGGCTCCATCTGACCTTCAAAACCGAAATATCTCAGAGGACGTTCCTGATCTGCTTGTTTGCTGGCACAGCCTTGCTGAGAAGCTTGGCATAGATGCGTCACCCATCAAGGCCATTATCGTTCTTGCTCAAATGACTACTGGTGTCGACTACTTCGAGTCTGGGAGAAGCCTTCGGAAGCTTCATCTGGAAGAGATCTCCCGGCGAGAGCTAATTGCAAGATTCACGGCTCAACCAGACAACTTTATTCTCAGCCGATTATAA